The following DNA comes from Pseudanabaena yagii GIHE-NHR1.
CCAGACATCTTGTGCGTATAAATCAGTAAAAAGAGGTGTAGGAAGCTTATAAGTACCAATATAGGTTGAAATAGCGATCGCGATCGCTAGTCCTACTATTATGAGAATATCAATTCGATACTGGCGAATAAAGTTTGCTAATGGTGGAGCAAAGTTAAAATTAATTGCTTTTAGTTTGTTCATTTTTACCTGAAGTTACTCTCGCATCCTAATCTTTTTAGCAGGTATCCCACCAACAATAGAATAGGGTTCTACACTTTTCGTGACAACTGCTCCAGCCCCGATCACCGAGCCTTTACCAATTGTACATCCGTCTAGAATGGTTGCACCTGCTCCAATCCAAACATCATCTTCAATGATGATTCCTTTTAAGGTGGGAGTCTGCTGCCTAAATGGAATATTACGATCTTGTAATCCATAGTTAACAGGAACAATAGTTACCTGTGGACCAATCAAGCAACCATTACCAATAATCAGATCTCCATGTCCATAAAGAACCGTGAATGAGTTTACAAAAGATGAATGTCCAATCTGAATCTTGCCACCATAGGTTCGGAGGATAGCAAATGAGCTAATTAGAGTATTGTCGCCAATAGTAATTGTGGATTTATCTCCTTCAGATGGATCTGCTTCCAGTGACGCATATTTGCCGACATTGACATTATTGCCAATAAAAATTTTTTTCTTATTACCACGTATATCTGCCAATATACTTACATCAGCAGATTTACCAATCGCACCTAATCGAGATCTTTGGTATTGCCAAAAAAGCCACTTCAAAATCAATTTGGGCTTCATAAAACCACATCTTTGTTTGTAATTTTCATTAAATACTATATTTTATATTCAGAGCAAGTTTTTTAGAAAAATCTTAACCTTAAATAGGATTAAAGATATTTGCCTAACAGATTATTATATAAATGTCTTTGACCATTTATATCTTCTAAAAATCCAAGACAATAAAACTGATAATCCTAGAATTATCAGAAAGTTTATAATAATTTGTAATAAGAGTATGGAAGTAAAAATAGTATCAAAATTAAATGCCCCTTTAAATATAAAGAAAACATGGAATCCATAAATACCTAGGGAATACTTTGAAATAAATTTAATAAGTCTAGGTGCTTGATACTTTGATAAGATAGCAAGATATAATAGAAGCCAAGAACCAAAAACAAGAGAAAGTCTCATGTAGTGATCTAAAGGCGATTGATCGACCTGAACAAGAAAATGACTACTTGTAAGAACCCACTCCAAAACGAAAAATATTAATGATAAGCAAAACAATATAGTTAGTTTGATTTTTAACCATTTGTTGAGCTTATTTAACTTTCCCTCTTGATATTCTTGTGTAGTAATTATTGGTGTAAATATATAGGGTAGAAAATTCAAAGGATTATAGTCCCAATGAATAATATTATTAATAACTTTGATATAAGTCCCTTGCAATCCTATATAATTGCTAATTGATTCAATCGATGAAAAAACAAATATTAGTGTAGACGAAAGAAATAGTAGAGAGTAATTGATAATTAATTTGGTTGATCTCTTTTCACGTCTACTAATAAATGAATTTAAAATTGCAGCAAGAGTAGTTAGAAAAATCAAAGAGAAGAAGAAAAAATATGGTGTATTATTACCACTAACTATAAATTCGCCGAAAAGCTTAACTGATGATGTAGCTCTCTGTATTGCTTCAAGTTTACCTACAAATAGGATGTCGAAAATGGTGATTGCTCCTACCCAAAATGCATAAAGGGATATCAGCTTAGGTAGACGAGTTTTGATGAAATAGCTAATTCCTAAATTTGTACTTTTGTAATAGAAGAGGAAAAGAGAAATTTGAAGAAATACTGGAACTGCTAAAGCACCAAACATTCCACTTAATATATATGCACTTAAAGCATAAGTCCAACTATTTGCTATCAGAATTTCTGGGATATGGAAAACTTTTGTTTTATATGCAACTATAGCGATCGCAAAAATAGCCCGAAGGAAGTCAAATCCTTCAAATTTTTGTAGCTTGTCTGTAGTTGGATTTTCTGCAACTAAGCTTGATTGATAGCTCATAATAAATATGTTTTGAGTTTACAAAAACAAAAAATACACAAGAAATCTAAAAAATTGACTATCTATTTAGACAAATTAAATAGCTGATAAATTAATTATATAGTAATCCTAAATAGTTTGTGGAAGCACAACCCGAAGGGTTGTACTTCCACAAACCCAAAAATCTACAAATGATTTAGGACTGCTATAGCAATGTAAGGTTTACTTAGGACATAAAACCAAAATAAGTGAAGGCGGCACTTCGTGCCGCCTTCACTTATTTTGGTTTTGATTTGTCCTAGCTATCTCTTACACTGCTATATATGTAATTAACTGAAATTCAATAAATTTGTTTCTTGCTATTTTTTTGAACTTATTTCTTTGAAAATATAAACTTTACTAATTCCATAGGTCACTATAGAAGCAATTAATGACGCAATTATAAAAGCAATAGTATCTCGAAACTGAGCTAGTATAGTTATTGGGAATAGGAGATAACGAATTAATAGAGAAAACACAATTGTGACTCCCATGCCTAATAGTTGTACAACTGTATAGTAAGAAAATTTATATTTAAATGAACGAGTTTTCTTTTTGTTGTCTTTGAATGTAAATCTACTTTGCAAAAAATAACTTAGGATAGTGCCAACTACATACACAATAGCAATAGACATGACATATTCCCAAGCAGAACCATATAAGAACCTGCCAATAAAATCACGTAGAACAATAGTTACTAAAGTTACAAAACCACCTACTATAAAGTAGATAGGGTATCTAGAAAATATATTAAAAAATTTGCTTTTCATTATTTATTGTATTTTGTTATATTGATTTGTGTAACTTCAGTGATTTGTATTAATACCTACTCAAGCAAATAAATATATCTAGTCAATATATTATTTAACGAATTTTTGAAGAGATGAGTAGCTTAATAAATGAACAGTCGCCAAAGTAAGAATAATGGTTGGCAATGCATTAAAAACTGCTTGTAAATCAATTGGAAGTCCCATTATTAATACAGAGTTTGACCATCCTAATATGCTAAATAAATTTACAGTAATGATCGTCAAAATGTATAAGTAGTACTTGTGAATAGCAAAAATACCCAAAGAAAACTTCGACAAAAAAATAACAATTTGATTTGATTTTAGAGAATTAATATTGGTACAACTAGTAAAAACTGCTAAAGCTCCACAAACTATTGAAACTCGAGCATAAAGACCAATATTTACATGATATGACCTCAATAAAACATCTTGGCATCCAAACACAAAAAAGCATAGGTATAGCAATAATACATACTTCTTTCTGATTCTTTCATTTTGTTGATTAAATAAAAAATAAGCTATTGGAATATAAACAATAAAATTGTCCAATCTCCAATAAGCTATATATGTTCCTGTAACATTTAATATTTCAAAATAGACTAGGGATAATACGATTAATGATAAAGCTATATTGTTTTTAATGTTGTGTGATTTAATTTTCAAAAAATAATAGGTCATTACTGTTAAAACAATAAGAACAACTATAAAGTAAAACACTGAATCACCAACTATAGGTAATGGTGGAGAAGTTCCAGATAACAATTGGTATATTTGAAGATTAGGTATGTACCAAGAAAAAGTTGTATGTGACCATAGCGATTGTATAAATGATATGCAGTAGTAAATAGAAATATGTATAGTTGTCCAAAAAACAAATATCTCAAACAAACGCTTACATCTATTTATACAATATTCAATACCTGTAGATTGCAATTTTGCTATTAACAAAAATAAAGATGTTAAAATAAATAAAGGTACTGCTAATGGGGTTGATATTAAATATATTTGATCGAGAATAAAATTTGCAATCCCAGAATAACCTAATGTATCTTCACTAATTATACGTACTGGTCTTATATGTAAGATCAACACAAGACAAATACTGATTGCTTTTATAAGATCTAATCTAGTGTCTCTATGCTTATTATCTATTTTTTCTGTGTTTGACATATTCATATTTAGGTTGTATTTGGATTATCAAAATGTAATATTAAGCTTTAATTTAATCAAGCAGATTTTTTGCCTATTAGTAAAACTGACTTCCCTAAACTGTAGAAAATCAATGGATCAATTTTTCTGGATATAGGAACCATAAAATTATCCCAAAATTGGATCTGTTTTAGTGACGGTGTTCTTTGTTTTAAGAATAATTTGTTAACAATATTTGCTATCAATCCAACGCAATCTAAATAAATTAACTTTGTGATTTCAATATTATGTGGCAAGATTTTTCTTATCATTGATTTGTTGTAACGACGATAATGACCAATACTAGAATCGAATGAGGAAAAAAGGCATTGATGAGCTGGACTTAAAACAATCAAGCTACCATTAGTATTTAATAACTGAGTAGCTTTAATAAGTTCTGAGTTATCTTTGTATATGTGTTCTAATACATCTATGTATAAGATTGAATCAAATAAAATATTTTTCTCAAGATTATTAATAGTTCCATTTAGAAAATTATGTTTAGTTGACTGAGATAAATTAAAGTTTAATTTTAAAACTTGTAAAAGAGCATCATCTGGTTCTAAACATAACCATTTATAGTATTGGCAATTTAAAAACATAGTAGTGTTATTCCCTATGCCTGCACCAACCTCTAATACATAACCATGAATAAACTCGGCTATTAAAAACTTTATATAATTTTTCCAATTAGTTGCTTGAGCAAAACCATCTAATTCTTTGCCAATGTATTTAAAGTTAATCATGATTTTATCGACAAAAAACTATCAATGAAGTATTTATAATCACGGATAGGAATGAAGTTAGAGCTATTACGTGTAGATAGAATAATCATACTAAAGATAATTCCTGTAAGTACAAGCTGAAATAAAGTTAAAATTATAAAGCCAAATACGTTAGTAGCCCAACCTGGTATTGCTAAGTTTGTGCCAAATTTAACTACTATAGTGATAAGCAACACTAGCAATGCGATGGCTAATAGGGTAACAACAACCATTAAAATTCTCGTCCCTACAACATCACCATACACAGCGATCGAGCTTAGCCCATGTGTTACGAGCGATACAAGATTCATTTTCGGCTGACCAGCTAATCGCCTTGCTCTAGGTATAGCTACTTCAATATAGGGGATGCGAGAGCGCTGAATACTTGATGAATAGTGATTCCAAATTCCTGAGATAACTACTATATTTTTTAATATTGAATAAGGAATTAAACTGAAATTACCAAAACTTATTTCTTTCCCTACAAGTAATCGATAAATCCTCTTGTAAATTGAGTAAAATGTTTTGAATGTGAAATTTTCAGATCGTTTGCTTCGCTTAGCAAAAATAATTTTATTTTGATCTGTTTTGTCAAAGATATTGAGCAAGTTGTCGATTTCAAAAGGATTATCTTCTCCATCTCCATCCATGACAATAACTAAGTCTGTGGATAATTTTTGATATATGTGGCACAGACCGACAGCGATCGCTCTTTGATGACCAAGGTTGCAGCGTAGTCTAAGAATATTAACAGCTTGAATTTGATGGTACTGCTGATTAGCCAAAGATGTTGGTATTGGAGCTGTTGAATAGTCATCAACAATGACTATTTCTAAGTTCACTGCTTGAGTAAACTTTACTTCATCAATCAAAGGAAGCAATATCTCTAAAGCTTCCCAGTCATTGAACGATGGAATAAGTACGATTAATTTCTTTATTGTATTACTCATTATCTTTATCCTTCTTGCTGTAGTTTATTAGATATATCTGAATCTAGAAGTTTTTTTGACCTTCTAATTTGTTGTAGGAAGTAATTTTTTATTGAATCTGGATTAGTAAAATATACAATCATGATTATTCCAATTAATCGATGAAAACTAATGGGAAAAATATCAAAAGTAGGTACACAAAAAACTAAGAAAATGCCAATTGCTACTGGTATAGGTTTATCTGATCTTCTCGTTATAATCGCCCATAGTGCTACTGGAATTGCAACAATATAATGATGTTCATAAACTGATGGTGAAATTAATAGACCTAATGCAATAGCGTCCATAGAATGCCCGTAGAATCTAAATGCCTCATCCCAACTATCTGGACTTTCCGCGATCGTATATTGCCCTAATTCTTTATAAATTTTTTCTCTCTGAATAAACCGAATAGTGAACCAAACTAAAATTCCTAATGTAATTAGAGTAACAATAATTGGAACAATATCAAAAGAAGTATTGTTTAATTTATTAGGTATCTTAAAGAAGTTATAAATTACGCTGTTAATACTATTGTTTCGGTAAGGAGTTGGCTTGCTGACATTTTTCATGTAATCCAGAAAATACTTTATTAATGTCCAGTCTCGCCCAAAATTTGTCTGTAATATAGCAATAGCACCTATGCCGATAGATGTTGCTATAAGAAGTAGCCATCTTCTCATAGCAATCCAAGGAAGAATTAAAATGAATGGATATAGCTTAATGTGAATCCCAAGTGCTACAGCAAATCCACTAATGAATGGATAGCTTCTTTGGACAAGAAATGCAACTAGAAAACAGTTTAATATCCACAGATTGGTTTGATGAAAATTTAAAGTTCTAAGAACTGAGTTATTAAATAAAAATAGTGATGCAACAATTATAGAAGCAGGAATCGAGCCTAAATTCATTCTTCTAGCGAATTCATAGGTTAGGTAATAAGCTAAAATAACTAGTAGAAACTGACAACATTGAAACAGATAAAAAATTATTTGCCAACCTTGATCGTCATTATCAATAGGTAGGAATGGTATGTGAGTTACTATGGGATGTATGAATGCCATTACCTGTCCTACTAAAGGTGGATAGACATAAGGAGTATCCTGATTGATGTATGGATTAATTCCATTAACTATCGCCTTAGCTCCAAGTTCAAAAGCAATATAATCCGATTTAAATCTCCAATCAAAAGTTGATTCGGAAATATTAAAAAGAAAATTCAAACTTACCAATAGTCCTGCTATCGGTGGAAATATTTCTTTTAAGCTTTTATATCCTCTTTTTTTGATTTCAAACCAAGTAATCAAGGCAATAGTAAATGAGGCTAGTCCTCCGAATATTTCAAATGGCATTCCATTTAATCTTGTAAAGTTTAGAAATGGTGCTGCATTTATCTTTCTTAAGTGCCAAAAGAAAAGTGGTAACAAGACAATGATTGCTAACAGTAAAGAATAAATCAGTAGAGAGGGTATGTAATTTGTGAATCTATGTAATTGAGATGTACTTTTATAATCATCTAATTGTTTGTTTGTCATTATAGAATTTATATCTAGTAGCTTTCTAATGGTTTATTGTTGTTGATGTGCGTACAAAAAACAAAATATTTTAAGTTTAAGTTGAAATTATTAATGATTCGTTATGTATTAGACTTCAAGACGAAATAATTTTTCAGAAAATTCGGATTCGTGAAGTAAACAAGTATTGATAAGCCTAGTAATCTATGGAAGCTGAATGGAAATATTTCACTGGTAGGCATACAAAAAACTAGAAAGACACCACAGTATACTGCTAGAGAATGTTCAGTCCTATGAGTTATAACTGCCCATAATGCCAATGGTATGGCAATTACATAGTGATGTTCCCATACAGATGGGGAAATTAGAAGAATAAATGCGATCGCATCAATTGAGTTTCCATAAAGATAAAAAATTTCAGCAATATCATTCTTTATGATTTTATCATAAATTTGTTTGCGTTGAATAAATCGAATAATAAACCACACAGAGACTAAAAAAGTCAATATAGTAACAACTATAGGAACAAGCTTAAAAAGTATATCTAAATGCAAAACCTTATTAGGTATTTTAACCAAGTTAAATACTAAACTCCATATAGAATTGTTTCTATAATTAGTTGGCTTCTCAGGGTTACTAAGATATGAAAAAAATTGAGACCATAGACTCCAATCATTAAACCAATTTGTTTGAACTGAGACAATGGCTATAACTCCTACAAATGTCCCAATGATAGCTTTCCATCTTTTGGTCGCAATCCAAGGGAGTAATAGAACTAGGTTATAAAGCTTTATATGCGTACCTAAAGCAATAGCAAGCCCACTCAAAAATGGGTAGCGCCTAAGTAAAAGAATACCTAGTAGAAATGAGTTAAGAATCCATAAATTTATTTGATCAAATGTTATGGTTCTAACAAGGGGATAATTAAATAAAAAAATGCCTGAAATCAAAAATGATCCTGTCAGTTTTTTGATTTTTAGATCCTGTACGAATAGAAAGGTCAAATAGTAAGCTAGGGCTATTTGTAAAAACTGAGCGCACTGATAAATGTAAGAAACAGCAGTCCAAGCTTTAATATCATCCGCGAAGGCAAATATAGGGTTATAGACTAAAAATTGGTATAGATATGAGAGAATTTGTGCTGATAGAGGTGGATATAGGTAGCAGGGAGGAGTTCCAGTATAAGGATTAGCGGCATTAATAATTGCTCTGGCAGCATTTTCATAACACATGAAATCACTGCTTTTTACATGAACAGTTTCAACCAAAATAAAGAGATTATTTAAAAGAACTAGCACTGGCAAGACAATAGGAACTATT
Coding sequences within:
- a CDS encoding glycosyltransferase family 87 protein; the encoded protein is MNKSVIIKLQFALSSFLVLVATIILPLIIWKLRLPIIESTYDGSAPNTIDSQPFEIFGFFTTIILVFIAWLQIKQQKNKSISTIVPIVLPVLVLLNNLFILVETVHVKSSDFMCYENAARAIINAANPYTGTPPCYLYPPLSAQILSYLYQFLVYNPIFAFADDIKAWTAVSYIYQCAQFLQIALAYYLTFLFVQDLKIKKLTGSFLISGIFLFNYPLVRTITFDQINLWILNSFLLGILLLRRYPFLSGLAIALGTHIKLYNLVLLLPWIATKRWKAIIGTFVGVIAIVSVQTNWFNDWSLWSQFFSYLSNPEKPTNYRNNSIWSLVFNLVKIPNKVLHLDILFKLVPIVVTILTFLVSVWFIIRFIQRKQIYDKIIKNDIAEIFYLYGNSIDAIAFILLISPSVWEHHYVIAIPLALWAVITHRTEHSLAVYCGVFLVFCMPTSEIFPFSFHRLLGLSILVYFTNPNFLKNYFVLKSNT
- a CDS encoding class I SAM-dependent methyltransferase, coding for MINFKYIGKELDGFAQATNWKNYIKFLIAEFIHGYVLEVGAGIGNNTTMFLNCQYYKWLCLEPDDALLQVLKLNFNLSQSTKHNFLNGTINNLEKNILFDSILYIDVLEHIYKDNSELIKATQLLNTNGSLIVLSPAHQCLFSSFDSSIGHYRRYNKSMIRKILPHNIEITKLIYLDCVGLIANIVNKLFLKQRTPSLKQIQFWDNFMVPISRKIDPLIFYSLGKSVLLIGKKSA
- a CDS encoding acyltransferase encodes the protein MKPKLILKWLFWQYQRSRLGAIGKSADVSILADIRGNKKKIFIGNNVNVGKYASLEADPSEGDKSTITIGDNTLISSFAILRTYGGKIQIGHSSFVNSFTVLYGHGDLIIGNGCLIGPQVTIVPVNYGLQDRNIPFRQQTPTLKGIIIEDDVWIGAGATILDGCTIGKGSVIGAGAVVTKSVEPYSIVGGIPAKKIRMRE
- a CDS encoding acyltransferase family protein → MSYQSSLVAENPTTDKLQKFEGFDFLRAIFAIAIVAYKTKVFHIPEILIANSWTYALSAYILSGMFGALAVPVFLQISLFLFYYKSTNLGISYFIKTRLPKLISLYAFWVGAITIFDILFVGKLEAIQRATSSVKLFGEFIVSGNNTPYFFFFSLIFLTTLAAILNSFISRREKRSTKLIINYSLLFLSSTLIFVFSSIESISNYIGLQGTYIKVINNIIHWDYNPLNFLPYIFTPIITTQEYQEGKLNKLNKWLKIKLTILFCLSLIFFVLEWVLTSSHFLVQVDQSPLDHYMRLSLVFGSWLLLYLAILSKYQAPRLIKFISKYSLGIYGFHVFFIFKGAFNFDTIFTSILLLQIIINFLIILGLSVLLSWIFRRYKWSKTFI
- a CDS encoding glycosyltransferase family 87 protein, with amino-acid sequence MTNKQLDDYKSTSQLHRFTNYIPSLLIYSLLLAIIVLLPLFFWHLRKINAAPFLNFTRLNGMPFEIFGGLASFTIALITWFEIKKRGYKSLKEIFPPIAGLLVSLNFLFNISESTFDWRFKSDYIAFELGAKAIVNGINPYINQDTPYVYPPLVGQVMAFIHPIVTHIPFLPIDNDDQGWQIIFYLFQCCQFLLVILAYYLTYEFARRMNLGSIPASIIVASLFLFNNSVLRTLNFHQTNLWILNCFLVAFLVQRSYPFISGFAVALGIHIKLYPFILILPWIAMRRWLLLIATSIGIGAIAILQTNFGRDWTLIKYFLDYMKNVSKPTPYRNNSINSVIYNFFKIPNKLNNTSFDIVPIIVTLITLGILVWFTIRFIQREKIYKELGQYTIAESPDSWDEAFRFYGHSMDAIALGLLISPSVYEHHYIVAIPVALWAIITRRSDKPIPVAIGIFLVFCVPTFDIFPISFHRLIGIIMIVYFTNPDSIKNYFLQQIRRSKKLLDSDISNKLQQEG
- a CDS encoding glycosyltransferase, translating into MSNTIKKLIVLIPSFNDWEALEILLPLIDEVKFTQAVNLEIVIVDDYSTAPIPTSLANQQYHQIQAVNILRLRCNLGHQRAIAVGLCHIYQKLSTDLVIVMDGDGEDNPFEIDNLLNIFDKTDQNKIIFAKRSKRSENFTFKTFYSIYKRIYRLLVGKEISFGNFSLIPYSILKNIVVISGIWNHYSSSIQRSRIPYIEVAIPRARRLAGQPKMNLVSLVTHGLSSIAVYGDVVGTRILMVVVTLLAIALLVLLITIVVKFGTNLAIPGWATNVFGFIILTLFQLVLTGIIFSMIILSTRNSSNFIPIRDYKYFIDSFLSIKS
- a CDS encoding acyltransferase family protein translates to MSNTEKIDNKHRDTRLDLIKAISICLVLILHIRPVRIISEDTLGYSGIANFILDQIYLISTPLAVPLFILTSLFLLIAKLQSTGIEYCINRCKRLFEIFVFWTTIHISIYYCISFIQSLWSHTTFSWYIPNLQIYQLLSGTSPPLPIVGDSVFYFIVVLIVLTVMTYYFLKIKSHNIKNNIALSLIVLSLVYFEILNVTGTYIAYWRLDNFIVYIPIAYFLFNQQNERIRKKYVLLLYLCFFVFGCQDVLLRSYHVNIGLYARVSIVCGALAVFTSCTNINSLKSNQIVIFLSKFSLGIFAIHKYYLYILTIITVNLFSILGWSNSVLIMGLPIDLQAVFNALPTIILTLATVHLLSYSSLQKFVK
- a CDS encoding GtrA family protein; its protein translation is MKSKFFNIFSRYPIYFIVGGFVTLVTIVLRDFIGRFLYGSAWEYVMSIAIVYVVGTILSYFLQSRFTFKDNKKKTRSFKYKFSYYTVVQLLGMGVTIVFSLLIRYLLFPITILAQFRDTIAFIIASLIASIVTYGISKVYIFKEISSKK